The DNA region TAATTTTAGGTATTTACGATATCATTTTGGTTTTGTTATTTTTAATATAAAGTTTTTTGGATTTATTATGAAGTTTGTAAAATATTTTTTATTGATAAACATTTTTATTATAACTATTACATACAGTGCATTTGCCAGTTTAGAGATAAATTTTCAAGGACATTATGGAATTGCTTTTCCATTTAATTCTATAAAAGTAAATGATAATTATAAAAACACTATTTATGACAGCGTTGATGGTACTTTAGGTTTTGAAGGAACTTTGTTTTTCCAAATAGGAAATTACTTTAAATTATTTGAAGATGATTATACAAGAATTATTAAAGGTGTGAGTTTATTTGGAGATATTGGTTTTAGTATTAATGCTTTGATGTCTGATTATAAAGAGAATAATAATAAATATACAGAGGTACTTGGATTTTATTCTATGCTGGTTGGGGCAACTGTTAAATTAAATTTCAGTAAAATGTCTATAGGATTAGGTACAGGAATAATAGCTCCTTTATATGCTATGGTTGCTTCAAGTAAATATGGCGGGGTTATGTCAGCACCTGATGATTTAGATAATTGGAATGTTAATGATATGAGAAATCTATTTAAAGCTCCAATAATGCCTTATATAAAACTCACTATTGAAGGATTTTTGTATTTAGTTTCTAATTTTGCTGTTACTCTTGGAGGCTATATGATGTATAATTTTGGTATGCAGTACAAAACAGATGTTGTTAATAATAATTTAGGCGGCAATATATATAATCAATATAATTTCTCTGATTTTTCTATTGGTTTAATTTTAGGTATATCTTTTGGAAGAAGCGACGGATATAATTAAAAAGCTATAATTTTGACAAATTAATTTTTTTCTGTATAATAAATTTAAAAATTAATTTGGATAAAATAAATGAATATTTTTGATGATCTAAGTCTTTTATATAAAGTTGCTAAATATTATTATATAGAAGATTATTCTCAAGGTGATATTGCTAAATTACTTAATATATCAAGACCTCAAATATCAAGGATTTTAAAAAGAGCTAGAGAGCTAGAGATAGTAAAAATAGAAATATCAATGCCTAACAATTTAAAAGATGATGAGACAGAAGAAAAAATAAAACAACATTTAGGTCTTAAAGATGTATTAATAGTAGATGATTCTAATGATAATAAACTTTTATATGTAAAATCATCAGAATATTTATCAAGTATAATAGGAAAAAATAAAAAAATAGGTATAGGTTGGAATGAAACTTTATATAATATTTCAATAGAATTAAAATATAATGATTCTGATAAAGAAAAAATATTCTATCCTCTTGTTGGAAATTTAGGTAATAATAACAACCCTTATTTGCAAATAAATAATATAGTTGATAGATTTGCAGAGAAGTTTAATTCAAGAGCTTATTTTAATAATTATCCAGCAATAACAGAAAAAAAATATCTTAATAATAATGATATGGAAAAATTAGAAGAGTTTAAAAAATTTTGGACTGATTTAGATGTTGCTGTAATAGGTTTAAGCAGCAAACATGAATCTTATAACTCGTATATAAAAGATATCCCAAAAGTAGATAAGCTTAATATTGATAATATTGAAGGAATGGTACTTGGAAGTTTTTTTATGAATGATGGTAAAACTTTTAAGTATCCTGATAAGTATTATATTAATTGTATAATGCTTTCTGAACTTAAAAAAATAAAAAATATAGTTTGCGTAGTAACTGGAAATCAGAAAATAGATATAATAAAATTTGCAGCTATTAATAAATATTTTAATATTTTAATTACAGATAAAACAACTGCTGATTATATAGTATCTTCTTTTAAGATTTAATTTTTATCAATATTTCTTTTTTACTTTATTTTTAAATCCTACTCTAGATATTTATTGATTTATTTAAAATTATTTTATTTTTTGTATATTTTTTAAATTTTATCAACGCCTAGCATAATTTTTATAAGATTTACTATATTATTACCGCACGCAGAGTATAACTATTTTTTATAGGTTAATTACTAATAGTATTATTGTTTATATAATAGAATTTTGTTTTTCGTGCGTATATAATTTTTATCTTTTTTGAGAATTTTTTCTGAAAAATATTTCAAAAATTTGTTGACAATAAATTATCATATTATATAATTATAGAAAATTTGTTCAGAACATTAGTTCTTAATATTTACAATGGAGTTTATTAATATTTATGAATAAAGAGAATATTGTTTCTAAATCATTATTATTTACAGGTGCATTAAGTTCATCAATGATAAGTGTAAGCTGTAATAATAATGCGGTAGCTGATAACAGTGTAGTTTTAGCTAATAATAATATAGAAAAGCCCAATATTGTTTATATAGTTATAGATGATATGGGATTTTCAGACTTAGGCTGTTATGGTTCAGAGATAAGTACACCTAATATAGATAGGCTAGCAGAAAATGGACTTCGCTATAATAATTTTTGTGTTACTCCTTTAAGTTCACCAACAAGAGCAGCACTTTTAAGCGGAAGAAATTCTCATTCAGTAGGTATGGGAAGACTTGCTAATTATACTTTAGATGCTCCTCATTCTACAGCACAAATAACAAATACAGCAGCTTTAACACCAAGACTACTTAAAGATAATAATTATAATACTTATGCAGTAGGTAAATGGCATGTGGCTCCTTTATGGGAAACCAGCAGTATAGGACCTTATAATAATTGGCCTTTAGGAAGAGGATTCGATAAGTTTTATGGATTTATGGACGGAGAAACTGATCAATTTAATCCTGAACTTGTTGATGGAAATACTCATGTTGATACTGTATATGATGATAATTATCATTTAACAGAAGATATTACAGACAGAGCTATTTATTATATTAAAAGCCATAAATCAATATCAAAAGAAAAACCTTTCATGCTTTACTATGCAACAGGAGCAGCACATTCACCTCATCAGGTACCGGAAGAATATGTGAAGAAGTATGAGAATGTTTATAATGTTGGCTGGGATAAAATAAGAGAGGAAAGATTAAAAAAACAAAAAGAATTAGGCATAGTACCAATGGATGCAGAACTCTCTCCATTAAATGAAAATGTTAAGCCTTGGAATGAACTTGATGAAGATACAAAAAGATTATTTATAGAATACGAAAAACATTATGCAGCTTTCATAGAGCATACTGATGCACAAATAGGAAGACTAATAAAAGCATTAGAAGATATGGGAGAGCTTGATAATACTGTAATATTCTTAATAGCTGATAATGGTCCTTCTCCTTCTGGAAAAGCTACAGGAACTTTAAATACTGTTAATATAAAAAATGGTATTATGTCAGATATAGAAAAAGATGTTAAGAGAATAAATGAATT from Brachyspira pilosicoli P43/6/78 includes:
- a CDS encoding sugar-binding transcriptional regulator, translating into MNIFDDLSLLYKVAKYYYIEDYSQGDIAKLLNISRPQISRILKRARELEIVKIEISMPNNLKDDETEEKIKQHLGLKDVLIVDDSNDNKLLYVKSSEYLSSIIGKNKKIGIGWNETLYNISIELKYNDSDKEKIFYPLVGNLGNNNNPYLQINNIVDRFAEKFNSRAYFNNYPAITEKKYLNNNDMEKLEEFKKFWTDLDVAVIGLSSKHESYNSYIKDIPKVDKLNIDNIEGMVLGSFFMNDGKTFKYPDKYYINCIMLSELKKIKNIVCVVTGNQKIDIIKFAAINKYFNILITDKTTADYIVSSFKI
- a CDS encoding arylsulfatase; translation: MNKENIVSKSLLFTGALSSSMISVSCNNNAVADNSVVLANNNIEKPNIVYIVIDDMGFSDLGCYGSEISTPNIDRLAENGLRYNNFCVTPLSSPTRAALLSGRNSHSVGMGRLANYTLDAPHSTAQITNTAALTPRLLKDNNYNTYAVGKWHVAPLWETSSIGPYNNWPLGRGFDKFYGFMDGETDQFNPELVDGNTHVDTVYDDNYHLTEDITDRAIYYIKSHKSISKEKPFMLYYATGAAHSPHQVPEEYVKKYENVYNVGWDKIREERLKKQKELGIVPMDAELSPLNENVKPWNELDEDTKRLFIEYEKHYAAFIEHTDAQIGRLIKALEDMGELDNTVIFLIADNGPSPSGKATGTLNTVNIKNGIMSDIEKDVKRINEFSKLAPNYPQGWAQVSATPFRYYKESANYLGGIRVPLIIHYPKGIDKSQNGSIRTQFSFVTDIAKTVLDITGIKEPKTVDGIEQMPLHGYSLVPTFNDANADTKRTTQYFELYGNRGLYDNGYFLSVSHKKGDSFDNDNFALYDLNTDFSQLKDISKENESKLKEMKNLWDKEAEKYGVNPLDDRVHVELIAKQLSANIEKKNSLTLYPNTSSINVNISAIPTALNRSYDITAYLNRKSTAEEGVLLAFGNHYGGYSLYIINNKLNYEYIYDDTKYHIEVNEPLPLGELVIKVKYSKTGKDSGEASLLVNDKEVGKLALPKVYPMTANTTDGMSAGRDLQGNVSERYEGRGHFEYSGDLEKVTVEGHNDYNKIAM